Proteins encoded by one window of Sorangium aterium:
- a CDS encoding SDR family NAD(P)-dependent oxidoreductase translates to MMHAATNDPAPVVFITGASAGFGAAIARRFAGLGARLVLAARRYERLEALAAELMGGAGASRESRDGARPRAAAVHLVRLDVRDRAAVDRAIAELPAELSEVSVLVNNAGGAIGLSPAHTADPDDWEQMVDTNIKGLLHCTRALLPGMVARDRGHVINIGSVAAETPYPGSNVYGACKAFVAQFSLNLRADLLGSRVRVTDIEPGLAETEFSVVRFKGDRDKAAAVYQGVKPLSAEDVAEAVVWCATLPEHVNVNRLELMPVMQAFAGFAVKRS, encoded by the coding sequence ATGATGCACGCTGCCACGAACGATCCCGCGCCGGTTGTCTTCATCACGGGCGCTTCTGCTGGATTTGGCGCCGCGATCGCCCGTCGCTTCGCCGGCCTGGGCGCCCGCCTCGTCCTCGCGGCGCGCCGCTACGAGCGCCTGGAGGCGCTCGCCGCCGAGCTCATGGGTGGGGCGGGCGCGTCACGCGAATCCCGCGACGGCGCGCGGCCGCGGGCCGCGGCGGTCCACCTCGTCCGGCTGGATGTGCGCGATCGGGCGGCGGTGGACCGGGCGATCGCGGAGCTCCCGGCGGAGCTGTCGGAGGTGTCGGTGCTCGTCAACAACGCGGGCGGCGCCATCGGCCTCTCGCCGGCGCACACGGCGGATCCCGACGACTGGGAGCAGATGGTCGACACCAACATCAAGGGGTTGCTCCACTGCACGCGGGCGCTCCTGCCCGGCATGGTGGCGCGCGACCGGGGGCACGTCATCAACATCGGCTCGGTGGCGGCCGAGACGCCGTATCCCGGGAGCAACGTCTATGGCGCGTGCAAGGCGTTCGTGGCGCAGTTCTCGCTGAACCTGCGCGCGGATCTCCTCGGCAGCCGGGTTCGCGTCACCGACATCGAGCCCGGGCTCGCCGAGACGGAGTTCTCGGTGGTGCGCTTCAAGGGCGATCGGGACAAGGCCGCCGCCGTGTACCAGGGAGTGAAGCCGCTCTCGGCCGAGGACGTGGCCGAGGCCGTCGTCTGGTGCGCGACGCTCCCGGAGCACGTCAACGTGAACCGGCTGGAGCTGATGCCCGTCATGCAGGCGTTCGCCGGCTTCGCTGTGAAACGGAGTTAA
- a CDS encoding pre-peptidase C-terminal domain-containing protein: MHPAKPHESNVIARKLVLVIAGLTAAAAGCSADVGGADTEEVGTNQLGFERFERTVFREPDTGIYIVNGDTPVVDIKHLREFWEAHVRDGALIVNQEGGEDVIWTAEQRHNLSYCVSKRFGDKYGAVVTAMADAVKAWEDVTDVDFIHVESADANCTSSTSQVLFDVNPVNTGGQYLARAFFPGQSRYSRNVLIDGNAFDSTRPTLTGILRHELGHTLGFRHEHTRPESGTCFEDDNWRALTEYDGASVMHYPQCNGTGDSTLVLTEKDIAGVQSLYGTPSGGGGGGGGGGGGGGGGGGGGGGEPTGEPTGEPTTEHFSGRLARGAFETVGPAEGFEVVPGTTLTVVMTGTGDPDLFVKFGDAPTARSFDCRPYLSDANETCTLDVPAGKTRAFVKVNGFTASTYDIDVRYSAPKAPGGEPGGGGTAGGTETSTSFEGSVSRRETASHGPISVVPGTTFRAVMSGTGDPDLYVRFGEQPTLSAFDCRPYLDGADETCELTVPEGQSEAFLLVQGYAESTYTVKVDYTTP; the protein is encoded by the coding sequence ATGCATCCTGCAAAGCCGCACGAGAGCAATGTGATCGCCCGTAAGCTCGTTTTGGTGATCGCTGGTTTGACCGCCGCCGCGGCCGGTTGCTCGGCAGACGTCGGTGGCGCCGACACCGAGGAAGTCGGCACGAATCAGCTGGGATTTGAGCGGTTCGAGCGGACGGTGTTCCGCGAGCCTGACACTGGCATCTACATTGTTAACGGGGACACGCCGGTCGTAGATATCAAGCATCTGCGCGAGTTCTGGGAGGCGCATGTGCGCGATGGTGCGCTGATCGTCAACCAGGAAGGGGGGGAAGACGTCATCTGGACGGCGGAGCAGCGGCACAACCTCTCCTACTGCGTGAGCAAGAGATTCGGGGACAAGTACGGGGCGGTCGTGACGGCGATGGCGGATGCCGTCAAGGCCTGGGAGGACGTCACGGACGTCGACTTCATCCATGTCGAATCGGCCGACGCGAACTGCACATCGAGCACCAGCCAGGTCCTGTTCGACGTGAACCCCGTCAACACCGGCGGTCAGTACCTGGCGCGCGCCTTCTTCCCCGGCCAGTCGAGGTACTCGCGGAACGTGCTGATCGACGGGAACGCTTTCGACAGCACGCGGCCCACGCTCACGGGCATTCTCCGCCACGAGCTAGGGCACACCCTTGGCTTCCGTCACGAGCACACCCGTCCTGAGTCGGGCACCTGCTTCGAGGACGACAACTGGCGTGCCCTCACCGAGTACGATGGCGCGTCCGTCATGCACTATCCCCAGTGCAACGGCACCGGCGACAGCACGCTCGTCCTCACGGAGAAGGACATCGCGGGCGTCCAATCGCTCTACGGCACGCCGAGCGGAGGCGGCGGAGGTGGTGGAGGCGGCGGAGGTGGTGGAGGCGGCGGAGGTGGTGGAGGCGGCGGAGAGCCGACCGGGGAGCCGACCGGGGAGCCGACCACCGAGCACTTCAGCGGGCGCCTCGCCCGGGGAGCCTTCGAGACGGTCGGGCCCGCCGAGGGGTTCGAGGTCGTGCCCGGGACGACCCTCACCGTCGTCATGACCGGGACCGGAGACCCCGATCTCTTCGTGAAGTTCGGCGACGCGCCGACGGCGAGATCGTTCGATTGCCGGCCTTACCTCAGCGACGCCAACGAGACATGCACGCTCGATGTGCCCGCGGGCAAGACGAGGGCCTTCGTCAAGGTGAACGGCTTCACGGCCTCGACCTACGACATCGACGTGCGCTACTCCGCGCCGAAGGCGCCCGGAGGCGAGCCCGGAGGCGGCGGCACCGCGGGCGGCACCGAGACCTCGACGAGCTTCGAGGGCAGCGTCTCGCGGCGCGAGACGGCGTCCCATGGGCCGATCTCGGTGGTCCCTGGCACGACCTTCCGGGCCGTGATGAGCGGTACCGGAGATCCCGATCTCTACGTGCGGTTCGGGGAGCAGCCCACGCTGAGCGCCTTCGACTGCCGGCCTTACCTCGACGGGGCGGACGAGACGTGCGAGCTGACGGTCCCGGAAGGGCAGTCGGAGGCCTTCCTCCTCGTGCAGGGATATGCGGAGAGCACGTACACGGTGAAGGTCGATTACACGACGCCGTGA
- a CDS encoding Lcl C-terminal domain-containing protein translates to MPNETPHALRFTWLLAALLVESVTLAGCIGEPFQVGTGTVGSTGGGGSEPIGGGGSEPIGGGGAGGGTGGGPPPVPVTWPDSPTTRCSNGTTVLEECPGPSAPFFGQDGNYEIAVPSYTEANGAVKDSVTGLTWEKVAENAMFTLVGAQEHCAALSAQGIGGLSDWRVPTRIELVSILDFGHITAFPDIFFTSSQDSFYWSATDVAADTSFAWGVLASDASLGFFPKDDTAGARALCVGGVKGIAPADLSPGEDWVLDRSTGLVWQRHASQTRFIWSDALAHCEGLDLAAKSDWRLPSAKELLSIVDDRLSGPAIDLEAFPGTPSDVFWSSTPAIGSAEKAVLVNFTNGASQDHTVRDRRLARCVRSDG, encoded by the coding sequence ATGCCCAACGAGACCCCTCACGCCCTTCGCTTCACCTGGCTGTTGGCCGCGTTGCTCGTGGAGTCCGTCACGCTCGCCGGATGCATCGGAGAGCCCTTTCAGGTCGGCACCGGCACCGTGGGCTCGACCGGCGGTGGCGGCAGCGAGCCGATCGGCGGCGGCGGCAGCGAGCCGATCGGCGGCGGGGGCGCCGGGGGAGGGACCGGCGGAGGGCCGCCGCCCGTGCCGGTGACATGGCCGGACTCGCCGACGACGCGGTGCTCGAACGGGACGACCGTGCTGGAGGAGTGCCCAGGACCCTCGGCGCCCTTCTTCGGACAGGACGGGAACTACGAGATCGCCGTTCCCTCCTACACAGAAGCCAACGGCGCGGTGAAAGACTCGGTGACCGGGCTCACCTGGGAAAAGGTGGCGGAGAACGCGATGTTCACGCTGGTCGGCGCGCAGGAGCACTGCGCGGCGCTCAGCGCCCAGGGGATCGGCGGCCTCTCGGACTGGCGCGTGCCGACGCGGATCGAGCTCGTCTCCATCCTGGATTTCGGCCATATCACGGCGTTTCCCGATATCTTCTTCACGTCCAGCCAGGACAGCTTCTACTGGTCCGCGACCGACGTCGCCGCAGACACGTCGTTCGCCTGGGGCGTGCTGGCCAGCGATGCGTCCCTCGGCTTCTTCCCGAAGGACGACACGGCCGGCGCGCGGGCGCTGTGCGTCGGAGGCGTGAAGGGGATCGCGCCGGCCGATCTCTCGCCCGGCGAGGACTGGGTGCTCGATCGCTCGACGGGGCTCGTCTGGCAGCGCCACGCCTCCCAGACCCGGTTCATCTGGAGCGACGCGCTCGCGCACTGCGAAGGGCTCGACCTCGCCGCGAAGAGCGACTGGCGGCTGCCGAGCGCGAAGGAGCTGCTCTCGATCGTCGATGATCGGCTGTCCGGGCCGGCGATCGACCTGGAGGCCTTCCCGGGGACGCCGTCGGACGTCTTCTGGTCGTCGACGCCCGCCATCGGCAGCGCGGAGAAGGCCGTCCTCGTCAACTTCACGAACGGCGCATCGCAGGACCACACGGTCCGCGATCGGCGGCTCGCGCGCTGCGTTCGCTCCGACGGGTGA
- a CDS encoding class I SAM-dependent methyltransferase — protein sequence MRRPHVLLALALTALAGCSASPPAAPPPTAAPPAQPDAPPAAAAPAPGDAAASTPPPATSVDVPAALRAVVDAADRADADRALDAGRKPAEMLAFFGIQPGMKVAELAAGGGYSAELLARAVGPGGVVYAQNNRFVLERFAEKPWSERLKKPVMKPVVRVDRELDDPLPPEARDLDAVFLVLFYHDTVWMEADRAAMNRAVFRALKPGGVFAIVDHAGRAGTGVTEVKTLHRIEEKIVREEIERAGFRLAAEATFLRSAADTRDWNASPMVAGEKRGTSDRFVLKFVKPGG from the coding sequence ATGCGACGCCCTCACGTCCTCCTTGCCCTCGCCCTGACCGCGCTCGCCGGCTGTAGCGCCTCGCCGCCCGCAGCTCCGCCTCCGACGGCTGCGCCTCCGGCTCAGCCCGACGCGCCGCCCGCTGCGGCGGCCCCCGCCCCAGGCGACGCGGCCGCCTCGACGCCGCCGCCGGCCACCTCGGTCGACGTGCCCGCTGCCCTGCGCGCCGTCGTCGACGCCGCCGATCGCGCGGACGCCGACCGGGCGCTCGATGCCGGCCGTAAGCCTGCGGAGATGCTCGCATTCTTCGGCATCCAGCCGGGGATGAAGGTCGCGGAGCTCGCGGCGGGGGGCGGCTACTCGGCCGAGCTCCTGGCTCGGGCGGTCGGGCCGGGAGGGGTCGTCTATGCGCAGAACAACCGCTTCGTCCTCGAGCGCTTCGCCGAGAAGCCGTGGAGCGAGCGGCTCAAGAAGCCCGTGATGAAGCCGGTGGTCCGGGTCGATCGCGAGCTCGACGACCCGTTGCCGCCCGAGGCGCGCGATCTCGACGCCGTGTTCCTCGTGCTCTTCTACCACGACACGGTGTGGATGGAGGCGGACCGGGCCGCGATGAACCGCGCGGTCTTCCGCGCGCTCAAGCCCGGCGGTGTGTTCGCGATCGTCGATCATGCGGGGCGCGCCGGGACAGGCGTGACCGAGGTGAAGACGCTCCACCGCATCGAGGAGAAGATCGTGCGCGAGGAGATCGAGCGGGCCGGCTTCCGTCTCGCGGCCGAGGCGACCTTCCTCCGGAGCGCCGCGGACACGCGCGACTGGAACGCCTCGCCCATGGTGGCGGGCGAAAAGCGGGGCACGAGCGATCGCTTCGTCCTGAAGTTCGTCAAGCCCGGAGGCTGA
- a CDS encoding DEAD/DEAH box helicase, with protein MPSPPWKIETGVETVISSWLASGYVRPCFTADRELPPADARTSPMPDALSPALRGALERRGISRLYDHQARAFAAARAKPAGPRAAAEPAQAGRHVVVATPTASGKSLCFHLPVLDALAEGAASGQGGSAIYLYPTKALARDQEAGLHALIREAGLTIPAIVYDGDTPGDARRAARERSPIVMTNPDMLHAGILPHHAHWARTFQRLRYVVLDELHTYRGVFGSHVAHVLARLRRVAAFHGSSPTFLCATATIGNPRAHAARLLGIAEDELELIDESGAPRGPRRFFLYNPPVVNAELGVRASTLKSAVRLAGDLARARVPTLVFGQSRNSVEIMLKYLREGVGKEIGAEDAIMAYRGGYLPETRRRVERGLREGEILCVVATNALELGIDIGELDAVICAGYPGSVAETWQRFGRAGRRGKTSIAVLCATSAALDQYLARNPGYLLERGAESARIDPQNTEILVQHLKCAAFELPFLKGEPYAAMQPDDTVAALRFLQDNGVVHESNDRFHWATDAYPANHVSLRSVGWDNFVIIDKALGKTLAELDWRAAPTMLHEQAIYQHDGEQYQVERLDYENHKAFVTKVVPDYFTTALTHRKVSILDESAAAPLGRATASFGEVSIVEKVVGYKKIKFYTHENTGYGDVRLPDIQMHTTSFWLTVPEPLCEELGLGRATAIDGLRGIARALETVATLSLMCDPRDIGQTLEDGSEAREAPAGGEAAGVFDPTLFLFDNMPGGVGLSERIYEQRDELLARTRQLIAGCGCDEAGCPLCVGATETIDAKRKRAALGLLAILLHQA; from the coding sequence ATGCCGTCGCCCCCCTGGAAGATCGAGACCGGCGTCGAGACCGTCATCTCGTCGTGGCTTGCCTCCGGCTACGTCCGCCCTTGTTTCACCGCGGATCGCGAGCTTCCGCCGGCCGACGCGCGCACCTCACCGATGCCCGACGCGCTCTCGCCGGCGCTCCGCGGCGCCCTGGAGCGGCGCGGCATCTCCCGGCTCTACGACCACCAGGCGCGGGCCTTCGCGGCGGCCCGCGCGAAGCCCGCAGGCCCGCGCGCCGCGGCGGAGCCGGCGCAGGCGGGGCGGCACGTGGTCGTCGCGACGCCCACCGCCAGCGGCAAGAGCCTCTGCTTCCATCTCCCGGTGCTCGACGCGCTCGCCGAGGGCGCCGCGTCGGGCCAGGGCGGCAGCGCGATCTACCTGTACCCCACCAAGGCGCTCGCCCGGGACCAGGAGGCCGGCCTGCACGCGCTCATCCGCGAGGCGGGGCTCACGATCCCGGCGATCGTGTACGACGGGGACACGCCGGGCGACGCCCGGCGGGCGGCGCGCGAGCGCAGCCCGATCGTCATGACCAACCCCGACATGCTCCACGCGGGGATCCTGCCGCACCACGCGCACTGGGCGCGGACGTTCCAGCGCCTGCGCTACGTCGTGCTGGACGAGCTCCACACCTACCGCGGCGTGTTCGGGTCGCACGTCGCCCACGTCCTCGCCCGGCTGCGCCGGGTCGCCGCGTTCCACGGATCGAGCCCGACCTTCCTCTGCGCGACGGCGACGATCGGCAACCCGCGGGCGCACGCCGCGCGCCTGCTGGGCATCGCCGAGGACGAGCTCGAGCTCATCGACGAGTCCGGCGCCCCGCGGGGGCCGCGGCGCTTCTTCCTGTACAACCCGCCCGTGGTGAACGCGGAGCTCGGGGTGCGCGCCAGCACCCTGAAGAGCGCGGTGCGCCTCGCCGGGGATCTCGCCCGCGCCCGCGTGCCCACGCTGGTGTTCGGCCAGTCGCGCAACTCGGTCGAGATCATGCTGAAGTACCTGCGCGAGGGCGTCGGCAAGGAGATCGGGGCGGAGGACGCGATCATGGCGTACCGCGGCGGCTACCTCCCGGAGACGCGCCGGCGGGTCGAGCGGGGGCTGCGCGAGGGCGAGATCCTGTGCGTCGTGGCCACGAACGCCCTCGAGCTCGGCATCGACATCGGCGAGCTCGACGCGGTGATCTGCGCCGGCTACCCCGGCTCGGTCGCCGAGACGTGGCAGCGCTTCGGCCGGGCGGGCCGGCGCGGCAAGACGAGCATCGCGGTCCTGTGCGCCACCAGCGCGGCGCTCGATCAGTACCTCGCGAGGAACCCGGGGTACCTGCTGGAGCGCGGGGCCGAGTCGGCCCGGATCGATCCGCAGAACACCGAGATCCTCGTGCAGCACCTCAAGTGCGCGGCGTTCGAGCTGCCGTTCCTCAAGGGGGAGCCGTACGCGGCGATGCAGCCGGACGACACCGTGGCGGCGCTCCGCTTCCTGCAGGACAACGGGGTCGTGCACGAGTCGAACGATCGCTTCCACTGGGCGACCGACGCTTATCCGGCGAACCACGTGAGCCTGCGCTCGGTGGGCTGGGACAACTTCGTCATCATCGACAAGGCCCTTGGCAAGACGCTCGCGGAGCTCGACTGGCGCGCGGCGCCGACGATGCTCCACGAACAGGCCATCTACCAGCACGACGGCGAGCAGTACCAGGTCGAGCGGCTCGATTACGAGAACCACAAGGCCTTCGTGACGAAGGTCGTCCCCGACTATTTCACGACCGCGCTCACCCACCGGAAGGTGAGCATCCTCGACGAGAGCGCGGCCGCCCCGCTCGGCCGGGCGACCGCCTCCTTCGGCGAGGTGAGCATCGTGGAGAAGGTGGTCGGGTACAAGAAGATCAAGTTCTACACGCACGAGAACACGGGATATGGCGATGTGCGGTTGCCCGACATCCAGATGCACACCACCTCGTTCTGGCTCACCGTGCCCGAGCCGCTCTGCGAGGAGCTCGGCCTCGGCCGCGCGACCGCTATCGACGGCCTGCGCGGGATCGCGCGGGCGCTGGAGACGGTCGCGACGCTCTCGCTCATGTGCGATCCGCGCGACATCGGCCAGACCCTCGAGGACGGGAGCGAGGCGCGGGAGGCCCCGGCCGGCGGAGAGGCGGCCGGGGTCTTCGATCCGACGCTGTTCCTGTTCGACAACATGCCAGGCGGCGTCGGGCTCTCCGAGCGCATCTACGAGCAGCGCGACGAGCTCCTCGCGCGCACGCGGCAGCTCATCGCCGGGTGCGGCTGCGACGAGGCCGGCTGCCCGCTCTGCGTCGGCGCCACGGAGACCATCGACGCGAAGCGCAAGCGCGCGGCGCTCGGGCTCCTCGCGATCTTGCTTCACCAGGCGTGA
- a CDS encoding serine/threonine-protein kinase — MARGGMGEVFRAVALGPDGEEVPVAIKRIVPMHAGSDDLRQLFIAEASMMTRLKHPNIDEVLDFGVDEAGDFYLVLELVSGTDLGRLCKGLWARGESVPVPIALFVAAQVLEGLGYAHERSAAEGRLMVHRDVSPGNVLISLSGVVKIADFGVAIATRGEVGDAARRDLVGKPSYMPPEQFDGERVDARADVFALGVVLFQMLTGTRPFPGSSAASRMAAAREGQMLRASERRPEVSPALEAILARALAPRRDDRFPDARAMLEAIEALREAGHEIGTPEDLGALVSAALKESPESRPPGPHTPELPEDEDDLEGGELTRADADSPFTLRATRRPGAPSQVLGGEAEALDGIDAALPAPSSAPVSGGFHVVAPASGDDGSLDPLLASSLRGAVSLAPRPRDEARPPSSAPGAVLPPAGATRQRLLAGAIACAALAGIAIASVRVGRGGPSAASPAAVHRVVRAVQPQIAAAVQAALLPLRRAPSPASRAEGAAPAAGSTADAAPTAVSGPAAAPATDTP, encoded by the coding sequence ATGGCGCGCGGCGGGATGGGCGAGGTGTTTCGCGCGGTCGCGCTCGGGCCGGACGGCGAGGAGGTCCCGGTCGCCATCAAGCGAATCGTCCCGATGCACGCCGGCAGCGACGATCTCCGGCAGCTCTTCATCGCCGAGGCGAGCATGATGACCCGCCTCAAGCACCCCAACATCGATGAGGTGCTCGACTTCGGCGTCGACGAAGCGGGCGACTTCTACCTGGTGCTCGAGCTCGTGTCCGGAACGGATCTCGGGCGACTCTGCAAGGGGCTCTGGGCGCGCGGGGAGTCGGTGCCGGTGCCGATCGCGCTCTTCGTCGCCGCCCAGGTGCTCGAGGGGCTGGGCTACGCGCACGAGCGCTCGGCCGCCGAGGGGCGGCTGATGGTGCACCGCGACGTGAGCCCTGGAAACGTGCTCATCTCGCTGAGCGGCGTCGTGAAGATCGCGGACTTCGGCGTGGCGATCGCCACGCGGGGCGAGGTGGGGGACGCCGCCAGGCGCGACCTGGTCGGGAAGCCGAGCTACATGCCGCCCGAGCAGTTCGATGGCGAGCGCGTCGACGCGCGCGCCGACGTGTTCGCCCTCGGGGTGGTCCTCTTCCAGATGCTCACCGGCACGCGGCCCTTCCCCGGGAGCAGCGCCGCCTCGCGGATGGCGGCGGCGCGCGAGGGGCAGATGCTGCGGGCGAGCGAGCGGCGCCCGGAGGTGAGCCCCGCGCTGGAGGCGATCCTCGCGCGCGCGCTCGCGCCGCGCCGGGACGACCGCTTCCCCGACGCGCGCGCGATGCTGGAGGCGATCGAGGCGCTGCGCGAGGCAGGCCACGAGATCGGCACGCCGGAGGACCTCGGGGCGCTCGTGAGCGCGGCGCTGAAGGAGTCGCCGGAGTCGCGTCCGCCGGGCCCCCACACGCCCGAGCTCCCCGAGGACGAGGACGACCTGGAGGGGGGCGAGCTGACGCGCGCCGACGCGGACAGCCCCTTCACGCTGCGCGCGACGCGGCGCCCCGGCGCACCGTCGCAGGTGCTCGGCGGCGAGGCCGAGGCGCTCGATGGCATCGACGCGGCGCTCCCGGCGCCGTCGAGCGCCCCGGTGAGCGGCGGGTTCCACGTCGTGGCGCCGGCGTCCGGCGACGACGGCTCGCTCGATCCGCTCCTGGCCTCGAGCCTGAGGGGGGCGGTCTCCCTGGCGCCGAGGCCGCGCGACGAGGCGCGGCCTCCGTCCTCGGCGCCGGGCGCGGTCCTCCCGCCGGCCGGGGCGACGCGGCAGCGCCTGCTCGCGGGGGCGATCGCCTGCGCCGCGCTGGCGGGGATCGCGATCGCCAGCGTGCGCGTCGGCCGCGGCGGACCGAGCGCAGCCTCCCCCGCAGCCGTGCACCGCGTCGTTCGGGCAGTGCAGCCGCAGATCGCCGCCGCCGTGCAGGCCGCGCTGTTGCCCCTGCGAAGAGCTCCTTCCCCTGCGAGCCGCGCCGAGGGCGCTGCGCCGGCCGCGGGCTCCACCGCGGACGCTGCGCCGACCGCGGTCTCCGGCCCCGCCGCTGCGCCGGCCACGGACACCCCGTGA
- a CDS encoding FtsB family cell division protein, translated as MPVRRIAQFLERTLPIAVLIVAVVGAPIMIFSPQGLPRLRELERELADVEEENADLGRQIEALRGKVARLRDDPTAVERIARDNLGLVRQSEVVFQFSR; from the coding sequence ATGCCTGTGCGTCGAATAGCGCAGTTCCTGGAGCGGACCCTCCCCATCGCGGTGCTCATCGTCGCCGTCGTGGGCGCACCGATCATGATCTTCTCGCCGCAGGGGCTGCCCCGCCTGCGGGAGCTCGAGAGAGAGCTCGCCGACGTCGAGGAGGAGAATGCCGACCTCGGGCGGCAAATCGAGGCCCTCCGCGGCAAGGTGGCGCGCCTGCGCGACGACCCGACCGCCGTGGAGAGGATCGCGCGCGACAACCTGGGTCTCGTGCGGCAGAGCGAGGTGGTCTTTCAGTTCTCCCGCTGA